The Nitratidesulfovibrio sp. genome window below encodes:
- a CDS encoding rhodanese-like domain-containing protein: MGDGTREFPVGLQRQADAGGYGLLAPDEAWRRIQTGALGVVDVRDAPHYEAGHVPGALCFPLPPTWMARLLRRWWLHKVLCAAQCPSVAFVCAGGTSTRSDSAARAAVVQGFAVAYRIAGGMDAWHAAGLPVEFGPCGPCAPPGDEAGNASDRDGRDAAPRPVCSGGG; this comes from the coding sequence ATGGGTGACGGCACGCGGGAATTTCCGGTGGGGCTGCAACGGCAGGCGGACGCTGGCGGCTACGGCCTGCTGGCCCCGGACGAGGCGTGGCGGCGTATCCAGACGGGGGCGCTGGGCGTGGTGGACGTGCGCGATGCGCCGCACTACGAGGCCGGGCACGTGCCCGGCGCGCTGTGTTTTCCCCTGCCGCCCACCTGGATGGCCCGCCTGTTGCGGCGCTGGTGGCTGCACAAGGTACTGTGCGCCGCCCAGTGTCCTTCCGTGGCCTTCGTGTGCGCGGGGGGCACGTCCACCCGCAGCGATTCCGCCGCCCGTGCCGCCGTGGTGCAGGGATTTGCCGTGGCCTATCGCATCGCGGGGGGCATGGACGCCTGGCACGCCGCCGGACTGCCCGTGGAATTCGGCCCCTGCGGGCCGTGCGCACCGCCGGGAGATGAGGCGGGCAACGCTTCGGACCGGGACGGGCGCGATGCCGCACCCCGCCCGGTCTGTTCCGGTGGTGGCTGA
- a CDS encoding flavodoxin family protein: MHVVVFNGSPRKNGNTSILLGTVRRELEAAGVTTEEFRVGGKAVRGCIACMKCFEKQDGQCIQTGDPMNEWIAAMHKADGVILGSPTYFANVSTEMKALIDRAGMVSIANGGALRMKVGAPVVAVRRGGAQQVYNGLMAFFGIAEMVVPCSSYWNVGIGLAPGDVSGDEEGIRTMVNLGRNMAHVLQCLKNGPEAPASLKGGEV, translated from the coding sequence ATGCATGTCGTCGTCTTTAACGGCAGCCCCCGCAAGAACGGCAACACGTCCATCCTGCTCGGCACCGTCCGGCGCGAACTTGAGGCCGCGGGCGTCACCACCGAGGAATTCCGCGTGGGCGGCAAGGCCGTGCGCGGCTGCATCGCCTGCATGAAGTGTTTTGAAAAGCAGGACGGCCAGTGCATCCAGACCGGCGACCCCATGAACGAGTGGATCGCCGCCATGCACAAGGCCGATGGCGTGATTTTGGGGTCCCCCACCTATTTCGCCAACGTCTCCACGGAAATGAAGGCCCTCATCGACCGCGCGGGCATGGTGTCCATCGCCAACGGCGGCGCCCTGCGCATGAAGGTGGGCGCACCCGTGGTGGCCGTGCGGCGCGGCGGCGCGCAGCAGGTGTACAACGGGCTGATGGCCTTTTTCGGCATCGCCGAGATGGTGGTGCCGTGTTCCAGCTACTGGAACGTGGGCATTGGCCTGGCCCCCGGCGACGTGAGCGGCGACGAGGAAGGCATTCGCACCATGGTCAACCTGGGCCGCAATATGGCCCATGTGCTGCAATGTCTGAAGAACGGGCCGGAGGCGCCGGCTTCCTTGAAAGGCGGCGAAGTTTAG
- a CDS encoding NADH:flavin oxidoreductase has product MSASIFAPARIGNLESPNRFVRSATWEGLATDDGLATPALAEVLGALAKGGVGVVIPGHAYVEKRGQAGPRQLGIHDDACIPGLRMLADAVHAGGGRIVAQLAHAGGLAHTPATGEPGMTATPFEREGFLPMRAMTEADLDEVVAALAAAARRAVQAGFDGVQVHGAHGYLLSQFLSPARNRRTDRFGGSLENRMRPLLMAVRAVREAVGPTFPVWVKLNCSDFTDGGFELDEMLETARHAISAGVDAVEMSGGTAMNPPNRMPARVTRIRKPEDEAWYREAARRFKAEVGAPLILVGGIRTPQVAQQLVDEGTADMLSLCRPLIREPGLVRRWAEGDDARAACISCNKCYGPLRENRGFYCPVARGEVAGE; this is encoded by the coding sequence ATGAGCGCATCCATTTTCGCGCCCGCGCGCATCGGCAACCTGGAATCGCCCAACCGCTTCGTCCGCTCCGCCACGTGGGAAGGGCTGGCCACCGACGACGGTCTGGCCACCCCAGCCCTGGCCGAGGTGCTGGGCGCTCTGGCCAAGGGCGGCGTTGGCGTGGTCATTCCCGGCCATGCCTACGTGGAAAAACGCGGGCAGGCTGGCCCGCGTCAGCTTGGCATTCATGACGATGCCTGCATCCCCGGCCTGCGCATGCTGGCAGACGCCGTGCACGCGGGTGGCGGGCGCATCGTGGCCCAACTGGCCCACGCGGGCGGCCTGGCCCACACCCCGGCAACCGGAGAGCCCGGCATGACCGCCACCCCCTTCGAGCGGGAAGGCTTTCTGCCCATGCGCGCAATGACCGAAGCGGACCTCGACGAGGTGGTGGCCGCCCTGGCCGCCGCCGCGCGCCGCGCCGTGCAGGCGGGCTTTGACGGGGTGCAGGTGCACGGGGCACACGGCTACCTGCTGAGCCAGTTTCTGTCGCCCGCGCGCAACAGGCGCACCGATCGGTTCGGCGGCAGCCTGGAAAACCGCATGCGCCCCCTGCTGATGGCGGTGCGCGCCGTGCGCGAGGCCGTGGGGCCGACCTTTCCCGTGTGGGTCAAGCTGAACTGTTCCGACTTCACGGACGGCGGCTTCGAACTGGACGAGATGCTGGAAACGGCCCGGCACGCCATATCCGCCGGGGTGGACGCCGTGGAAATGTCCGGTGGCACGGCCATGAACCCGCCGAACCGCATGCCCGCCCGGGTGACGCGCATCCGCAAGCCGGAGGACGAGGCCTGGTACCGCGAGGCCGCGCGTCGCTTCAAGGCCGAGGTGGGCGCGCCGCTGATTCTGGTGGGCGGCATTCGCACCCCGCAGGTGGCGCAGCAACTGGTGGACGAGGGGACGGCGGACATGCTCTCGCTGTGCCGCCCGCTGATCCGCGAACCCGGCCTGGTGCGCCGCTGGGCGGAAGGTGACGACGCCCGCGCCGCGTGCATCTCGTGCAATAAGTGCTACGGCCCCCTGCGCGAGAATCGTGGTTTCTACTGTCCCGTGGCGCGCGGCGAGGTGGCTGGGGAGTAG
- the dmpI gene encoding 4-oxalocrotonate tautomerase DmpI, with the protein MPIISVVANHMATDDKRELVRELTATAARVMKLPPETITVLIDCRQPEDIGVAGVLLADRKK; encoded by the coding sequence ATGCCCATCATCAGCGTTGTGGCCAACCACATGGCAACGGACGACAAGCGCGAACTGGTGCGCGAACTGACCGCCACGGCGGCGCGCGTCATGAAGCTGCCGCCGGAAACCATCACCGTACTCATCGACTGCCGCCAGCCGGAAGACATCGGCGTGGCGGGGGTGCTGCTGGCCGACCGCAAGAAATGA
- a CDS encoding nitroreductase family protein translates to MDVFSAIHGRRSIRKYTEAPVAASDVRDILAAAMAAPSAGNAQPWRFVVVDDRALLEAIPAFSLYAAMAAKAPLGILVCVDLTAEKYPGLWPQDCSAAMQNLLLAVHAKGLGAVWTAVQPMQDRADGFSKLLSLPENIVPFGFAVIGHPAQELAPQDRYDEGKVHWNGW, encoded by the coding sequence ATGGACGTCTTTTCCGCCATCCACGGTCGCCGTTCCATCCGCAAGTATACCGAGGCCCCCGTTGCCGCGTCCGACGTGCGCGACATCCTGGCCGCCGCCATGGCCGCGCCCAGCGCGGGCAACGCCCAGCCGTGGCGCTTCGTGGTCGTGGACGACCGCGCGCTGCTGGAGGCCATTCCCGCGTTCAGCCTGTATGCCGCCATGGCCGCAAAGGCCCCGCTGGGCATTCTGGTGTGCGTGGATCTGACGGCTGAAAAGTATCCCGGCCTGTGGCCGCAGGACTGCTCCGCCGCCATGCAGAACCTGCTGCTGGCCGTGCACGCCAAGGGACTGGGCGCGGTGTGGACTGCCGTGCAGCCCATGCAGGACAGGGCCGATGGGTTCAGCAAGCTGCTGTCCCTGCCGGAGAATATCGTGCCCTTCGGATTTGCGGTCATCGGCCACCCGGCGCAGGAACTGGCCCCGCAGGACCGCTACGACGAAGGCAAAGTCCACTGGAACGGGTGGTAG
- a CDS encoding winged helix-turn-helix transcriptional regulator: MVTACTLKHCAGKEYYCALELTLQVIGGKWKPIILWRLGQDGTLRFSELRRIMPNITQKMLTQQLRELESDGVLHREVYPQVPPRVEYSLTELGRSVLPVLSEMCTWGHAFEANHGTVGTSDTGHTTGTRTAVGAIAPDTNSDDDMGMAVGEV; this comes from the coding sequence ATGGTCACGGCATGCACCCTCAAGCACTGCGCGGGCAAGGAATACTATTGCGCGCTGGAGCTGACCCTTCAGGTCATCGGCGGCAAGTGGAAGCCCATCATCCTGTGGCGGCTGGGACAGGACGGCACGCTGCGCTTCAGCGAACTGCGGCGCATCATGCCCAACATCACCCAGAAGATGCTTACCCAGCAACTGCGCGAGTTGGAATCGGACGGCGTGCTGCACCGCGAGGTGTATCCGCAGGTGCCGCCGCGCGTGGAATATTCGCTGACCGAACTTGGGCGCAGCGTGCTGCCGGTGCTGTCCGAAATGTGCACGTGGGGCCACGCCTTCGAGGCCAACCATGGTACCGTGGGCACATCGGACACGGGACACACCACGGGCACCAGGACCGCCGTGGGCGCCATCGCCCCCGACACCAACAGCGATGATGACATGGGCATGGCCGTGGGCGAGGTGTAA
- a CDS encoding DMT family transporter, with translation MPALGTGELAALSTAALWAVSCQIHAILSRRLGAHTLILLRLPICIVMFGAWWGASVLFFGGGVMVPGSFGSPSSFGSPGAPSPLALISLALSGVFGVALCDLLFYSGVVLVGARVALLVQSLSTVITAMLGYLLLGEAIGPMGIAGILIATGGVAWVVGDGGTVPEGAVPLSRAVRLRGVGLAFASALALSGGMVLSKQGLAEGVDPLFAALLRMVVAMGVFWPTAMLTGRLRPALSVVRGDSQDRRNFRLLLVASLIGPVVGVWLSLVAIGATKTGIAATLIGLEPIFIIPVAALVERRWPTPRAIAGAGIAFVGTALLCLRNLP, from the coding sequence ATGCCCGCCCTCGGGACCGGCGAACTCGCCGCCCTGTCCACCGCCGCCCTCTGGGCGGTATCGTGCCAGATTCACGCCATCCTTTCCCGGCGCCTTGGCGCCCACACCCTGATCCTGCTGCGCCTGCCCATCTGCATCGTGATGTTCGGCGCGTGGTGGGGCGCATCCGTGCTGTTTTTCGGCGGCGGGGTGATGGTGCCCGGTTCGTTCGGTTCGCCCAGTTCGTTCGGTTCGCCCGGCGCGCCCAGTCCACTGGCCTTGATCTCGCTGGCCCTTTCCGGGGTGTTCGGCGTGGCCCTGTGCGACCTGCTGTTCTATTCCGGCGTGGTGCTGGTGGGCGCGCGGGTGGCCCTGCTGGTGCAGTCGCTGTCCACGGTGATCACCGCCATGCTCGGCTACCTGTTGCTGGGCGAGGCCATCGGTCCCATGGGCATCGCGGGCATTCTCATTGCCACGGGCGGGGTGGCCTGGGTGGTGGGCGATGGCGGCACGGTGCCCGAAGGCGCGGTGCCACTATCGCGCGCGGTGCGGCTGCGCGGGGTGGGGCTGGCCTTTGCCTCGGCGCTGGCGCTTTCCGGCGGCATGGTGCTGTCCAAGCAGGGGCTGGCCGAAGGGGTGGACCCGCTATTCGCCGCGCTGCTGCGCATGGTGGTGGCCATGGGCGTGTTCTGGCCCACGGCCATGCTGACCGGCAGGCTGCGCCCGGCTTTGTCCGTGGTGCGCGGCGACAGTCAGGACCGTCGCAATTTCCGTCTGCTGCTGGTGGCCTCGCTCATCGGGCCGGTGGTGGGGGTGTGGCTGTCGCTGGTGGCCATTGGCGCCACCAAGACCGGCATCGCCGCCACCCTCATCGGGCTGGAACCCATCTTCATCATTCCCGTGGCCGCCCTGGTGGAACGGCGCTGGCCCACGCCCCGCGCCATTGCCGGGGCGGGCATCGCCTTCGTGGGCACGGCGTTGCTGTGCCTGCGCAATCTGCCGTAG
- a CDS encoding glycerophosphodiester phosphodiesterase family protein, with amino-acid sequence MSGATTPREGYYALRAGRVLCIAHRGARSVAPENTILAAQRGLEEGADLWELDVQLTADGHLVVVHDDTLERTTDVASRPEYAGRAPWRVCDFTLDELRGLDAGGWYQTADPHGQIASGGVTADDLALFTGLRIPTLDEALAFTADHAWRVNVEIKDMTVNADGTPGSPTYPGDEAVVRAVLECLRAHGLVDRTLLSSFRHACLRHAAHMEPALALAALVEDVRPDDPVALCRDLGVVAYHPGDDIVTEADVAGLRAIGVAVNVWTVNEEADMRRFIDWGVAGLITDFPLLCWGVLREKGLGA; translated from the coding sequence ATGTCCGGCGCAACCACGCCCCGTGAAGGATACTACGCCCTGCGCGCAGGGCGGGTACTGTGCATCGCCCATCGCGGGGCGCGCTCCGTGGCGCCCGAAAACACCATTCTCGCGGCCCAGCGCGGGCTGGAAGAAGGCGCGGACCTGTGGGAACTGGACGTTCAGCTCACCGCCGACGGGCACCTGGTGGTGGTGCACGACGACACCCTGGAGCGCACCACCGACGTGGCCTCCCGCCCGGAATACGCGGGCCGCGCCCCGTGGCGGGTGTGCGACTTCACGCTGGATGAACTGCGCGGGCTGGACGCGGGCGGCTGGTACCAGACCGCCGACCCGCATGGCCAGATCGCCTCGGGCGGGGTGACGGCGGATGACCTTGCCCTGTTCACCGGCCTGCGCATCCCCACGCTGGACGAGGCGCTGGCCTTCACGGCGGACCACGCCTGGCGCGTCAACGTGGAGATCAAGGACATGACCGTCAACGCGGACGGCACCCCCGGCAGCCCCACGTATCCCGGGGACGAGGCGGTGGTCCGCGCCGTGCTGGAGTGCCTCCGCGCCCATGGCCTGGTCGATCGGACGCTGCTGTCCTCCTTCCGGCACGCATGCCTGCGCCACGCGGCCCACATGGAACCCGCGCTGGCCCTTGCCGCGCTGGTGGAAGACGTGCGCCCGGACGACCCGGTGGCCTTGTGCCGCGACCTTGGCGTGGTGGCCTACCACCCCGGCGACGACATCGTCACCGAAGCGGACGTGGCCGGGCTGCGGGCAATCGGCGTGGCCGTCAACGTCTGGACCGTGAACGAGGAAGCGGACATGCGCCGGTTCATCGACTGGGGCGTGGCCGGACTGATCACCGATTTTCCGCTGCTGTGCTGGGGTGTGCTGCGCGAGAAAGGCCTGGGCGCGTAG
- a CDS encoding ABC transporter permease, producing the protein MIRSLPRSRGYTMGYGLYVTLYFVFLFAPLAVTCVLAFNDSQFPSLPWKGFTLDWFLADLPARTGIFHDRGNLSSIFTSAQTAILVSALATLVGTCAAFLFEQEEFPLKGALYFLMLAPLVVPGVILGISILIAATTAGTFMEDVLGIDVGILRPGFWLVVLGQFSFITTFVTLVVSARLKKFDRTLEEAALNLGATRLEVIRYITLPFLRTAIIGAGAVAFLMSFENFNTTLFLVGSEPTLPINLYLQVRDGSTPVINAISFLLIVGTSLVACVNLYVGRKTEAS; encoded by the coding sequence ATGATCCGCTCGCTGCCGCGCTCGCGCGGCTACACCATGGGCTACGGCCTGTACGTCACACTGTACTTCGTCTTCCTGTTCGCGCCGCTGGCGGTCACCTGCGTGCTGGCCTTCAACGATTCGCAGTTTCCCTCGCTGCCGTGGAAGGGCTTCACGCTCGACTGGTTTCTGGCCGACCTGCCCGCGCGCACCGGCATCTTCCACGACCGGGGCAACCTTTCGTCCATCTTCACCAGCGCCCAGACCGCCATTCTGGTGTCCGCGCTGGCCACGCTGGTGGGCACCTGCGCCGCCTTCCTGTTCGAGCAGGAGGAGTTTCCGCTGAAGGGCGCGCTGTATTTCCTGATGCTGGCCCCGCTGGTGGTGCCCGGCGTCATCCTGGGCATTTCCATCCTGATTGCCGCCACCACGGCGGGCACCTTCATGGAAGACGTGCTGGGCATCGACGTGGGCATCCTGCGGCCCGGCTTCTGGCTGGTGGTGCTGGGGCAGTTTTCGTTCATCACCACCTTCGTTACCCTGGTGGTGTCCGCCCGGCTGAAGAAGTTCGACCGCACCCTGGAAGAAGCCGCGCTGAATCTTGGGGCCACCCGGCTGGAGGTGATCCGCTACATCACCCTGCCGTTCCTGCGCACGGCCATCATCGGCGCGGGCGCCGTGGCCTTTCTGATGTCGTTCGAGAACTTCAACACCACGCTGTTTCTGGTGGGTTCGGAACCCACCCTGCCCATCAACCTGTACCTGCAGGTGCGCGACGGCTCCACCCCGGTCATCAACGCCATCTCGTTCCTGCTCATCGTGGGCACCTCGCTGGTGGCGTGCGTGAATCTGTATGTGGGGCGCAAGACCGAAGCCAGTTAG